The following are encoded together in the Ezakiella massiliensis genome:
- a CDS encoding proline--tRNA ligase, producing the protein MRLSRYYMPTLKEVPADAEIASHQLMLRAGMIRRTCTGIYSYLPLGLRVLMNVENIVRKNMDEFGGQEIRMSVIQPKEIWEASNRWAKYGPELFKLTDRNDREFCLGPTAEEYFSFLIKDELNSYKQLPMNLYQFQVKYRDEKRPRFGLNRSREFLMKDAYSFDCDKEGMIKSYHNMEDCYDAIFTEIGLDYVKVDSDSGQMGGNLSIEFQALSETGEGELLYTEDLSYAANIEKCPVSYEIKDDSQMLEMEEVHTPGTKTITDVADFLGIDENKTAKMIFLSNAGKPVFVMIPGDRELNLTKLVNFIGANEYDIDMLPAEEIEKHGCVAGFGGPIGADIKFICDKRIMQMKNFVVGANKTDYHYKNVNYGRDFEGIDGGDLLTAVEGDISPNGKPMKIRRGVEVGQIFGLGTKYAEAEGAYYLDENGKKNPIWMGSYGVGVSRTITAIIEQNHDEFGIIWPMSVTPFHAIVTIVNTGDEEQVALGEKIYAELNKFCDVMLDDRKDRAGVKFADRDLIGIPLRITVGKRASENIVEFSYRKTPKDRQEISAEEAIEIIRKEVK; encoded by the coding sequence ATGAGATTATCAAGATATTACATGCCGACCTTAAAAGAAGTGCCGGCAGATGCAGAAATTGCCAGCCACCAGCTCATGCTAAGGGCCGGCATGATTAGAAGGACTTGCACGGGGATTTATTCCTACCTGCCACTGGGCCTCCGTGTACTTATGAATGTGGAAAATATCGTTAGAAAAAATATGGACGAATTTGGCGGCCAAGAAATCCGCATGAGCGTCATCCAACCAAAAGAAATTTGGGAGGCTTCAAACAGGTGGGCAAAATACGGCCCAGAATTATTTAAATTGACCGACCGCAATGACCGCGAATTTTGCTTAGGGCCAACAGCCGAAGAATATTTTTCATTCTTAATCAAGGACGAATTAAATTCCTACAAGCAATTACCAATGAATTTATACCAATTCCAAGTCAAATATAGGGACGAAAAACGCCCACGCTTTGGCCTTAACCGCAGCCGTGAATTTTTGATGAAGGACGCTTACTCCTTCGACTGTGACAAGGAAGGCATGATTAAATCCTATCACAATATGGAAGACTGCTACGACGCAATCTTCACCGAGATTGGCCTGGACTATGTAAAGGTTGACTCCGACTCAGGGCAAATGGGCGGCAATCTGTCGATTGAATTCCAAGCTCTAAGCGAAACTGGCGAAGGCGAACTCCTCTACACCGAGGACTTGTCATACGCAGCCAACATCGAAAAGTGCCCGGTCTCTTATGAAATAAAGGACGATTCCCAAATGCTAGAAATGGAAGAAGTCCACACACCAGGCACAAAAACCATAACAGATGTGGCCGACTTCTTAGGAATTGACGAAAATAAAACCGCCAAGATGATTTTCCTATCAAATGCAGGCAAGCCTGTCTTTGTAATGATCCCTGGCGATAGAGAATTAAACTTAACCAAGCTGGTCAACTTTATCGGTGCCAACGAGTACGATATTGATATGCTCCCAGCCGAAGAAATTGAAAAGCACGGTTGCGTTGCTGGTTTTGGTGGCCCAATCGGTGCAGACATAAAATTCATTTGCGACAAGAGAATTATGCAGATGAAAAACTTTGTAGTCGGCGCCAACAAGACCGACTACCACTACAAGAACGTAAATTATGGTCGCGACTTCGAAGGCATTGACGGGGGCGATTTACTCACAGCTGTTGAGGGCGACATAAGTCCAAACGGCAAGCCAATGAAGATCCGCCGCGGGGTTGAAGTCGGACAAATCTTTGGCCTGGGCACCAAGTACGCCGAAGCCGAAGGGGCTTATTACTTGGACGAAAATGGCAAGAAAAATCCAATTTGGATGGGCTCATACGGGGTTGGCGTTTCCAGAACAATTACCGCCATCATCGAACAAAACCACGACGAATTTGGAATCATCTGGCCAATGTCAGTTACCCCTTTCCACGCTATCGTTACCATTGTAAACACAGGCGACGAAGAACAAGTTGCCCTGGGCGAAAAAATTTACGCAGAACTCAATAAATTCTGCGACGTAATGCTTGATGATAGGAAGGACAGGGCCGGAGTAAAATTCGCAGACCGCGATTTGATCGGCATCCCACTTAGGATTACAGTTGGCAAACGCGCCAGCGAAAACATCGTGGAATTTTCCTATAGAAAGACACCAAAAGACAGACAAGAAATCTCAGCTGAAGAAGCTATTGAAATTATCAGAAAGGAAGTAAAATAA
- a CDS encoding ADP-ribosylglycohydrolase family protein, with the protein MDKNILRDRIRGALYAHAIGDAMGATTEFMPADEIKIKYGRVDDLIGGGWLDLNVGETTDDTAMTLGVIEALMSAFKSADEFKKACADNFLAWFETGPKDVGNQCRLALVKYKMTGDYIDEDKDALGNGSLMRALPCALLPMDAWSLATGRSQVDEPSPATDRPLTSASSLTTASSPASDRTLTSDSSLVDGPEYLNLLQGEITHKNKTCADILTEYTKIIRDFILGENYKLKSQELLKPSGYIINTYNNAKHFANLPVADSIIGAVNHGGDADTIAAITGSMAGARDGYHSIPKEWIDKLDNNIKMKYDAFTEFLLEKYE; encoded by the coding sequence ATGGATAAAAATATTTTAAGAGACAGGATTCGCGGCGCCCTCTATGCCCACGCCATTGGCGACGCAATGGGAGCGACCACGGAATTTATGCCAGCCGATGAAATTAAAATAAAATACGGTAGGGTCGATGATCTTATAGGTGGCGGCTGGCTGGATTTAAATGTCGGCGAGACGACTGATGATACGGCCATGACTCTAGGAGTTATCGAGGCTTTAATGTCAGCTTTTAAAAGTGCGGATGAATTTAAAAAAGCCTGCGCAGATAATTTCTTGGCCTGGTTTGAAACCGGCCCCAAGGACGTGGGCAATCAATGCCGACTTGCCCTTGTAAAATACAAAATGACTGGCGACTACATCGACGAAGATAAAGATGCTTTGGGTAACGGCAGCCTCATGCGGGCCCTGCCTTGCGCCCTCTTGCCAATGGATGCATGGTCACTAGCGACCGGCCGCTCACAAGTAGACGAGCCCTCACCAGCGACCGACCGCCCACTAACGTCCGCCTCCTCACTAACGACAGCATCCTCACCAGCAAGCGACCGCACGCTAACGTCCGACAGCTCACTAGTAGACGGACCCGAATACTTGAATCTCCTCCAAGGAGAGATCACCCACAAAAATAAAACCTGCGCTGACATCTTAACCGAATACACAAAGATCATCAGGGACTTTATCTTGGGCGAAAATTATAAATTAAAATCCCAAGAATTATTAAAGCCCTCTGGTTACATTATAAACACCTATAATAATGCAAAACACTTTGCAAACCTTCCGGTCGCTGATTCTATTATAGGTGCTGTCAACCACGGTGGAGACGCCGACACCATTGCCGCCATCACCGGGTCCATGGCAGGAGCCAGAGACGGCTATCATTCTATTCCAAAAGAGTGGATCGACAAGCTCGATAATAATATAAAAATGAAATACGATGCCTTTACAGAATTTTTGCTAGAAAAATATGAATAA
- a CDS encoding helix-turn-helix domain-containing protein: protein MNIDEIKKLIKFGEKIDVEFKESKEALTKDVFDTVCSFNNRNGGHILLGVNDKREIVGVSEEKVSKVIKEFTTAVNNPQKIYPPLYLLPEVFDIDDKKVIYIRVPEGYQVCRHNGKIWDRSYEGDINITNHSELVYKLYGRKQGSYFVNKVYTNLDIEFLDTSVIEKSRIMATSLDKNHAWGRMSDEELLRSANLILTDLETKREGITLAAILLFGKDNSIMSVLPQHKTDAILRVENKDRYDDRDVITTNLIDSYDRLIAFGQKHLNDLFVLDGIVKVNARDLILREIVSNTLAHRDYSSGYPAKMIISDENIIVENSNLAHGTGVLDLQKFEPFPKNPAISKVFREIGLADELGSGMRNTYKYTQLYSGANPLFEEGHIFKTIIPLKKIATQKVGGGNVPHDVSHNVPQNVPQGRDELIEFIKAQVRLNNKITRQAMSEGAGVSVKTIQRAIKEIDNLQYVGSGNNGHWELDE from the coding sequence ATGAATATAGACGAGATAAAGAAACTAATAAAATTCGGAGAAAAAATAGATGTTGAGTTTAAAGAATCTAAGGAGGCTTTAACTAAAGATGTCTTTGATACTGTATGCTCTTTTAATAATAGGAATGGAGGGCATATTTTACTGGGTGTAAATGATAAAAGAGAAATTGTCGGTGTTAGTGAAGAGAAAGTTAGTAAAGTGATTAAAGAATTTACAACTGCAGTTAATAATCCACAAAAGATATACCCACCACTTTATTTGCTCCCTGAAGTCTTTGATATAGACGATAAAAAAGTAATTTACATCAGAGTTCCTGAAGGTTATCAGGTATGTAGACATAATGGGAAAATTTGGGACAGGTCTTATGAAGGAGATATTAATATTACAAATCATTCAGAACTTGTCTATAAGCTATATGGGAGGAAACAGGGGAGTTATTTTGTAAATAAAGTATATACAAATCTTGATATTGAATTCCTTGATACGTCAGTTATTGAAAAATCAAGGATAATGGCGACCTCGCTAGATAAAAATCACGCTTGGGGTAGGATGAGTGATGAAGAACTCCTTAGAAGTGCGAATCTAATTCTTACAGATTTAGAAACAAAACGAGAGGGGATTACACTAGCTGCAATTTTGTTATTTGGAAAAGATAACTCTATTATGTCTGTTCTTCCGCAACACAAAACCGATGCGATATTAAGAGTTGAAAATAAGGACAGATATGATGATCGAGATGTTATTACGACAAATTTAATTGATAGCTACGATAGGCTTATAGCTTTTGGACAAAAGCATTTAAATGACCTTTTTGTATTAGACGGAATCGTAAAGGTTAACGCAAGAGACCTTATACTTAGAGAAATAGTTTCTAATACGCTAGCCCATAGAGATTATTCAAGTGGATATCCTGCAAAGATGATTATTAGTGATGAGAACATTATTGTTGAAAATAGTAATTTAGCTCATGGAACTGGAGTACTAGATTTGCAAAAATTTGAACCGTTTCCTAAAAACCCGGCTATTTCCAAAGTATTTAGAGAAATAGGTCTCGCCGATGAGTTAGGTTCAGGGATGCGAAACACTTATAAATACACACAGCTTTATTCGGGAGCAAATCCTTTGTTCGAGGAAGGGCATATATTCAAGACAATTATTCCACTTAAGAAGATAGCGACGCAAAAGGTGGGGGGAGGGAATGTCCCTCACGATGTCTCTCACAATGTCCCTCAGAATGTCCCTCAGGGCAGAGATGAACTGATTGAATTTATAAAAGCACAAGTAAGATTAAATAATAAAATTACAAGGCAGGCTATGTCAGAAGGTGCAGGGGTAAGTGTAAAGACTATACAAAGGGCTATAAAGGAAATAGATAATTTGCAATATGTAGGTAGTGGAAATAATGGTCATTGGGAGCTTGATGAGTAA
- a CDS encoding class I SAM-dependent RNA methyltransferase: MEKQIGKVSRLEFNKRTTIISEGKSYKEKTGLPGEIVDLTIGKRGRARVEGVVSSPYKKILDCQVQDRCGGCRFRDITYEDEKNIKIMELERLADQISAEFLGLHTPEAIHRYRNKMEYTFGDEVKDGPMKLGLHERGKYHNIVEAADCKLVPKDMDAIKLAVKSFAVKSGHPFYHRYGGQGFYRHLVIRHSVADDKYLLNLVTTSQASLGVDGLIEELKAAKLLDKIAGIYHTTNDSPSDAIVADKVDLIYGQGQIYEEILGLRFPIGPFSFFQTNSRAAEELYAYVKTQVYGAHVIWDLFAGSAVIGAIVSDMADQVYSVEINPANVEDAKEMLEINKITNVQPILADCKDFVKTEDKADFIIVDPPRAGLGKKIAETLNESGVERIVYVSCNPVTAVEDIQTMDAYRAVSMKAFDNFRATLNIECVFTLEKTI, encoded by the coding sequence ATGGAAAAACAGATAGGCAAGGTCAGCCGCCTTGAATTTAACAAGCGGACGACCATTATTTCTGAAGGCAAATCCTATAAGGAAAAAACCGGCCTGCCCGGAGAAATCGTTGACCTAACGATTGGCAAACGGGGCCGGGCAAGAGTCGAGGGGGTCGTCTCTTCGCCCTATAAAAAAATCCTGGATTGTCAGGTCCAAGACCGGTGCGGCGGCTGTCGCTTTAGGGATATCACCTACGAGGACGAAAAAAATATAAAAATTATGGAACTAGAACGCTTGGCAGATCAAATATCTGCCGAGTTTTTAGGTCTACACACGCCAGAGGCCATCCACCGTTACAGGAACAAAATGGAATATACTTTTGGCGATGAAGTCAAAGACGGGCCTATGAAGCTGGGCCTCCACGAAAGGGGCAAGTACCACAACATTGTGGAGGCGGCCGATTGCAAGCTGGTACCCAAGGACATGGATGCCATAAAACTCGCCGTGAAAAGTTTTGCTGTTAAATCTGGTCATCCCTTTTACCATAGGTATGGGGGCCAAGGCTTTTACAGGCACTTGGTCATCAGGCACAGCGTAGCGGACGACAAGTATCTTTTAAATTTGGTCACGACTTCGCAGGCAAGTTTGGGTGTGGACGGACTAATCGAAGAATTAAAAGCAGCAAAGCTTCTCGACAAGATTGCTGGCATCTACCATACGACCAACGACAGCCCTTCGGATGCAATCGTGGCCGACAAGGTCGATTTAATTTACGGTCAAGGGCAAATCTACGAAGAGATTTTAGGCCTCAGATTTCCCATCGGACCCTTTTCGTTTTTCCAAACCAACAGTCGTGCAGCCGAAGAATTATATGCTTATGTAAAAACTCAAGTCTACGGGGCCCATGTCATCTGGGATCTCTTTGCAGGGTCCGCAGTAATCGGGGCCATCGTCTCCGACATGGCAGACCAAGTTTATTCTGTGGAAATAAATCCAGCTAACGTGGAGGATGCCAAAGAAATGCTGGAGATAAATAAAATTACAAATGTCCAGCCAATCCTCGCCGATTGCAAGGACTTTGTCAAAACCGAAGACAAGGCAGACTTTATAATCGTCGACCCACCCCGGGCCGGCCTGGGCAAAAAAATCGCCGAGACTCTGAACGAATCGGGCGTGGAAAGAATTGTCTATGTTTCATGTAATCCGGTAACGGCGGTAGAAGATATCCAAACCATGGACGCGTACAGGGCGGTAAGTATGAAGGCATTCGATAATTTTAGAGCCACATTAAACATTGAATGTGTTTTTACATTAGAAAAAACAATTTAA
- the gltX gene encoding glutamate--tRNA ligase, translated as MVRLRFAPSPTGWLHIGGLRTALFNYLYAKKMGGEFILRIEDTDRTRYVEGAVENLLDALKWSGIENDEGPKFVDGELKEVGDYGPYTQSNRLEIYKKYVDELIEKDKAYYCFCDKDRLDEVRKAREIKGLMPKYDGFCRAIPLDEAKKRVEAGEPYVVRMKLPKDVDISFDDLVRGKITINTDDMDDQVLLKSDGFPTYHMAVVVDDHLMGVTHIVRGEEWLPSTPKHIFLYEALGWEKPTYVHLPTVLNKDRKKLSKRQGDVAVEDFRAKGYLPEALVNYLALIGWSPEGEEEILSMDQMIKEFDFARVSKTGGIFDIEKLNWTNAHYIRNTDSEKLLDLAKPYMVKALGISEEEIDNDHDHYVIMMDAFKENAETLEVLAEKCKLLMPGDFEVEEEAKEWLANENVPAIKSAIKELLDGQELTLEYAKGFMKQVKEKTGAKGKDLFMPTRALLTGVVHGPEFDKCLYLLGKEEILRRIDL; from the coding sequence ATGGTTAGACTACGCTTTGCACCATCGCCAACAGGCTGGCTACACATCGGAGGACTCAGGACAGCGCTCTTTAACTACCTCTATGCCAAAAAGATGGGCGGGGAATTTATTTTAAGAATAGAAGACACAGACAGGACCAGATATGTAGAAGGGGCAGTTGAAAATCTTTTGGACGCCCTCAAATGGTCGGGCATTGAAAACGACGAAGGCCCAAAATTTGTTGACGGCGAATTGAAAGAAGTCGGCGACTACGGTCCTTACACCCAATCAAACAGACTGGAAATCTACAAAAAATATGTGGATGAATTAATCGAAAAGGACAAGGCCTACTACTGCTTCTGCGACAAAGACCGCTTGGACGAAGTTCGTAAGGCCAGAGAAATTAAAGGTCTTATGCCAAAGTACGATGGCTTTTGCCGGGCAATTCCACTTGACGAAGCCAAAAAACGCGTGGAAGCTGGCGAACCTTATGTTGTAAGGATGAAACTCCCCAAGGACGTTGACATTTCCTTTGACGACCTAGTTCGCGGCAAAATTACCATTAATACAGATGACATGGACGACCAAGTCCTCTTAAAATCCGACGGCTTCCCAACCTACCACATGGCAGTTGTGGTTGACGACCACCTCATGGGCGTGACCCACATTGTCCGCGGCGAAGAATGGCTGCCGTCCACACCAAAACACATCTTCTTGTACGAGGCTCTGGGCTGGGAAAAACCAACCTACGTCCACCTGCCAACCGTTTTAAACAAGGACCGCAAGAAACTTTCCAAACGCCAAGGCGACGTTGCCGTTGAAGACTTTAGGGCCAAGGGCTATTTGCCAGAAGCACTTGTAAACTACCTGGCACTTATCGGCTGGAGCCCAGAAGGCGAAGAGGAAATCCTATCCATGGATCAAATGATCAAAGAATTCGACTTTGCTCGCGTTTCCAAAACCGGCGGCATCTTTGATATCGAAAAATTAAATTGGACCAACGCCCACTATATTAGAAATACAGACAGCGAAAAATTATTAGATCTCGCTAAGCCATACATGGTCAAGGCTCTCGGCATCAGCGAAGAGGAAATCGATAACGATCATGACCACTATGTAATTATGATGGACGCCTTCAAAGAAAATGCAGAAACTCTTGAAGTCCTTGCAGAAAAATGCAAGCTCCTCATGCCTGGCGACTTTGAAGTGGAAGAAGAGGCTAAAGAATGGCTGGCAAACGAAAATGTTCCAGCAATCAAGTCTGCCATCAAAGAACTCTTGGACGGCCAAGAGTTGACTTTAGAATATGCAAAAGGCTTTATGAAACAAGTCAAAGAAAAAACTGGGGCCAAGGGCAAGGACTTATTTATGCCAACCCGTGCCCTTTTGACAGGCGTTGTCCACGGGCCAGAATTTGACAAGTGCCTATACCTGCTTGGCAAAGAAGAAATTTTAAGAAGGATTGACCTATAA
- a CDS encoding WG repeat-containing protein encodes MKKALIFAIAILMALSLVACNKVGKLYPIMDMDEDGISYKFYNANMDLAFDQAYDDVISYFEGDYAVVYKGNQIQIINKTGQSLVSEDFDSVADINGDRAILNKAGKNILYDLKAQKALATYDYIKAEASGIFAYMDGGKWGYRNINEVIVEPTYDEAYSFGVNFAVAIKDGTPLKIDKKGEESPLDYEEVLKAGDSDYLIGLKDGQVDLLNADGEAIFTNIKGDIVDINYDMLVINQRVGGSIKSAIYSVKGKELVPADFDDVRLLSKNYFSARGKDGFALFKTDGTRLTDYKYSYLNADNFDSNGGIICAIRDDQAYFLDKNGVEIDAPTAEGTIDVKKDENFYIISTMNEVLYFDKDKNLVKTSLIPKPLEHLSYIIEDQKPYIFAKKLPAGTNQALNSAIDEIIKDDRKIELSIHGDILFVTVKTAKGDPTFMFDISLPAKVELSDLFTESDMREKLIAMSAFKDEADIKIVGFVLENDLDVYFKKGDEFLKEKFAYEDIDDYLDKDQATFFKSVLAPSINVGD; translated from the coding sequence ATGAAAAAGGCTCTTATTTTTGCCATCGCGATTTTGATGGCTCTTAGCCTAGTCGCCTGCAACAAAGTGGGCAAGCTCTATCCCATTATGGATATGGACGAAGACGGGATTTCCTATAAATTTTACAATGCCAACATGGACCTGGCCTTTGACCAGGCCTATGATGATGTGATTTCCTATTTTGAAGGCGACTACGCAGTTGTCTACAAGGGAAATCAAATTCAAATTATAAATAAAACCGGCCAATCGCTCGTGAGCGAAGACTTCGATAGCGTGGCCGATATTAACGGTGACCGCGCGATTCTAAACAAGGCCGGCAAAAATATTTTATATGATCTCAAGGCCCAAAAAGCCCTGGCCACTTACGATTATATCAAGGCCGAGGCCAGCGGAATCTTTGCCTACATGGACGGGGGCAAGTGGGGCTACAGAAATATAAATGAAGTCATCGTCGAGCCAACTTATGACGAAGCCTATTCCTTTGGCGTAAATTTTGCAGTCGCCATCAAGGACGGGACTCCTCTTAAAATCGACAAAAAAGGCGAGGAGAGTCCACTTGATTACGAGGAAGTCCTCAAGGCTGGCGATTCAGATTATCTAATCGGCCTCAAGGACGGCCAAGTTGATCTTTTGAATGCTGACGGTGAAGCGATTTTTACAAATATCAAGGGCGACATAGTCGACATCAATTACGATATGCTAGTCATCAACCAAAGGGTGGGCGGGTCTATCAAGTCCGCCATCTACTCGGTCAAGGGCAAAGAACTTGTGCCGGCTGATTTTGATGACGTGAGACTCTTATCCAAAAATTATTTTTCAGCTCGTGGCAAGGACGGCTTTGCGCTTTTCAAAACCGACGGAACTCGGCTGACTGATTATAAATATTCTTATTTAAATGCGGATAATTTCGATTCAAACGGCGGCATCATTTGCGCCATTCGTGACGACCAGGCCTACTTCCTGGACAAAAATGGAGTGGAAATCGACGCGCCAACAGCTGAGGGGACTATCGATGTAAAAAAAGACGAAAACTTCTACATCATCTCGACCATGAATGAAGTCCTTTACTTTGACAAGGACAAAAATTTGGTCAAGACCTCCCTCATCCCAAAACCCCTCGAACATCTTTCCTATATTATAGAAGACCAAAAACCCTATATATTTGCAAAGAAATTGCCAGCAGGGACTAATCAGGCTTTAAATTCTGCCATCGATGAAATTATAAAAGACGATCGCAAAATTGAATTGAGTATTCATGGGGACATATTGTTTGTGACAGTGAAAACTGCCAAGGGCGATCCGACTTTTATGTTTGATATTTCCCTGCCAGCCAAGGTTGAACTATCGGATTTATTTACCGAGTCCGACATGCGTGAGAAGCTCATTGCCATGTCCGCTTTCAAAGACGAAGCCGACATAAAAATCGTGGGCTTTGTTCTCGAGAATGACTTGGATGTTTATTTTAAAAAGGGCGATGAATTCCTCAAGGAAAAATTCGCCTATGAAGACATCGATGACTATCTGGACAAGGACCAAGCCACTTTTTTTAAATCGGTCCTCGCTCCCAGCATAAATGTGGGTGATTGA
- a CDS encoding IS3 family transposase: protein MFKRVEEDSTSRKNEEKTRIAEDLRRQYPLKTILEVIGLARSTFYHNLDRMREPDKDSELKLKMLEIREAHPNYGLRRIHAVLKMDEEINIKKVHRLYKELGMQIKTKKTRKPYTFLGSLKDIPNRIKRRFDSTMPNLKLFTDTTYVKIYKDKENYTWAYLNAFIDGFDRKIISYNVVDNMRKEPFIDLAKETIRKTNNAEYRRTFHSDQGIIYFSKEYQDLLKENNIYQSMSRKGNCLDNSVIESFWSVIKREKLSKTKFKSLEQLQKAVDEFVEYYNNTRIKEKNNYLSPNEKRAKYYEEKERA, encoded by the coding sequence ATATTTAAAAGAGTTGAGGAGGATTCGACTTCAAGAAAAAACGAAGAAAAAACAAGGATTGCCGAAGACCTCCGAAGACAATACCCACTAAAGACAATTCTTGAAGTAATAGGACTAGCTAGATCCACCTTCTACCACAATCTAGACAGAATGAGAGAGCCTGACAAAGACTCAGAACTAAAACTTAAAATGCTAGAAATAAGAGAAGCTCATCCAAACTATGGACTAAGAAGAATACACGCAGTATTAAAGATGGATGAAGAAATAAACATAAAAAAAGTCCATAGACTATACAAAGAACTGGGCATGCAAATAAAAACCAAGAAAACCAGAAAACCATACACATTCCTAGGAAGCCTAAAAGACATACCAAACAGAATAAAAAGAAGATTTGACTCCACAATGCCAAATCTAAAACTCTTTACAGACACAACCTATGTAAAAATATATAAAGACAAAGAAAACTATACATGGGCCTACCTAAACGCCTTCATAGATGGATTTGACAGGAAAATAATCTCATACAACGTAGTAGACAACATGAGAAAAGAACCCTTCATAGATCTAGCAAAAGAAACCATAAGAAAAACCAATAATGCAGAATACAGAAGAACATTTCATTCAGACCAAGGCATCATATACTTCAGTAAAGAATACCAAGACCTACTAAAAGAAAATAATATCTACCAAAGCATGTCAAGAAAAGGCAACTGCCTAGACAACTCAGTCATAGAAAGCTTCTGGTCAGTAATTAAAAGAGAAAAACTAAGTAAAACAAAATTCAAAAGCCTAGAGCAGTTACAAAAGGCAGTAGATGAATTTGTGGAATACTACAACAACACAAGAATAAAAGAAAAGAACAACTACCTAAGCCCCAATGAAAAAAGGGCCAAGTATTACGAAGAAAAAGAAAGAGCATAA